A genomic segment from Stappia indica encodes:
- the gluQRS gene encoding tRNA glutamyl-Q(34) synthetase GluQRS, whose product MSRPAFRFAPSPNGRLHLGHALSALLNARMARALGGRLLIRIEDIDRTRCTPELEAGVLEDLAWLGLDWERPVRRQSEHFNEYAAALDRLSAMGLVRKAFLTRGEIARAVAQLAETRGQPWPCDPDGAPLYPGDEAVLSPQEIAAREAQGAPFALRLDMRAALARCKAPLSWQELQDDEGRQAPTPIAADPARWGDVVLARKDTPTSYHLSVVVDDALQGITHVVRGRDLYEATAVHRLLQALLGLPEPLYRHHRLVMGEDGRKLSKSQGDTALAELRKKGATPEEIRRLVGLEP is encoded by the coding sequence ATGAGCCGACCTGCCTTCCGCTTCGCCCCCTCGCCGAACGGCCGCCTGCATCTGGGCCATGCCCTGTCGGCGCTGCTGAATGCGCGCATGGCGAGGGCGCTCGGTGGGCGGCTGCTGATCCGCATCGAGGACATCGACCGGACCCGCTGCACGCCGGAACTCGAGGCCGGGGTGCTGGAGGATCTCGCCTGGCTCGGGCTCGACTGGGAGCGCCCGGTGCGCCGGCAGTCGGAGCATTTCAACGAGTATGCGGCGGCGCTTGACCGTCTTTCCGCCATGGGGCTGGTGCGCAAGGCCTTCCTGACCCGCGGCGAGATCGCGCGCGCGGTGGCGCAGCTGGCAGAGACGCGCGGGCAGCCCTGGCCGTGCGACCCGGACGGGGCGCCGCTCTATCCCGGCGACGAGGCGGTCTTGAGCCCGCAGGAGATCGCGGCGCGCGAAGCGCAAGGGGCGCCGTTCGCGCTGCGGCTCGACATGCGCGCTGCGCTCGCCCGCTGCAAGGCGCCGCTGTCCTGGCAGGAGTTGCAAGACGACGAGGGACGACAGGCGCCCACACCCATCGCCGCCGATCCGGCGCGCTGGGGCGATGTGGTGCTGGCGCGCAAGGACACGCCGACGAGCTATCACCTGTCCGTGGTGGTCGACGACGCGTTGCAGGGCATCACCCATGTGGTGCGCGGGCGCGACCTTTATGAGGCAACGGCGGTGCACCGGCTGCTGCAGGCGCTGCTCGGCCTGCCCGAGCCGCTCTATCGCCACCACCGGCTGGTGATGGGCGAGGACGGGCGCAAGCTGTCGAAGTCGCAGGGCGATACCGCGCTGGCCGAGCTGCGGAAAAAGGGCGCGACGCCGGAAGAGATCCGGCGGCTGGTCGGGCTGGAGCCCTGA
- a CDS encoding pentapeptide repeat-containing protein yields the protein MTIFGASFARQARRASFARQARWASFARGKGQAKAGAAAAAMIALLAATGPALSESDLERLKRSGECAGCDLRLSELRGLTLERAQLAGANLRETDLKEASLIGANLAGADLRRTELERTDLTGADLSKGSMRGVDLEKAILTEASLAGADLRNADMIETNLVGAGLQGADLRQALLIRANASGADFSKAKMEGVNLERANLMSATFAGARLPNADFDRVSAVGADFRDADLTGAHFSSADLTGANLSGARLDGALMRRTRLVGADLSGASGLDGARMVGACGDATTKLPYGISLKTCSDMDDKDR from the coding sequence ATGACGATATTCGGTGCCAGTTTTGCGCGCCAGGCGCGCCGGGCCAGTTTTGCGCGCCAGGCGCGCTGGGCCAGTTTCGCGCGCGGGAAGGGCCAGGCGAAAGCGGGTGCCGCAGCGGCGGCAATGATCGCGCTGCTGGCGGCGACCGGTCCTGCGCTTTCCGAAAGCGATCTGGAGCGGTTGAAGCGCAGCGGCGAATGCGCAGGCTGCGATTTGCGCCTGTCCGAGCTGCGCGGGTTGACCCTCGAGAGGGCGCAACTGGCAGGGGCGAACCTGCGCGAGACGGACCTCAAGGAGGCTTCGCTCATCGGCGCGAACCTTGCGGGCGCGGACCTGCGGCGCACCGAGCTGGAGCGCACGGACCTGACCGGCGCCGACCTGTCCAAGGGATCGATGCGCGGCGTCGATCTGGAAAAGGCGATCCTGACCGAGGCGAGCCTTGCGGGCGCGGACCTGCGCAATGCCGACATGATCGAGACCAATCTGGTGGGCGCCGGCCTGCAAGGGGCGGACCTGCGCCAGGCGCTGCTGATCCGTGCCAACGCGTCGGGTGCCGATTTCAGCAAGGCGAAGATGGAGGGCGTCAACCTGGAACGCGCCAACCTGATGTCGGCGACATTCGCCGGCGCGCGGCTGCCCAATGCGGATTTCGACCGGGTGAGCGCGGTGGGGGCGGATTTCCGCGATGCGGATCTGACCGGCGCGCATTTTTCCAGCGCCGACCTGACCGGCGCCAACCTGTCGGGCGCGCGGCTCGACGGGGCCTTGATGCGGCGCACGCGGCTGGTGGGGGCCGATCTTTCGGGCGCCAGCGGCCTCGACGGGGCGCGCATGGTCGGGGCCTGCGGCGACGCGACCACGAAGCTGCCCTACGGCATTTCGCTCAAGACCTGCAGCGACATGGACGACAAGGACCGCTGA
- a CDS encoding L,D-transpeptidase, which translates to MNHPGLAPAFARARKLLAALSCALVLMLAPGLAGPAKAAGLIARIDLSDQRMRVYRDGRQIHDWPVSTARRGYRTPVGTFRPGRMHRRYFSRKYHGSPMPHSVFFLGGYAIHGTNDIRNLGRPASHGCVRLHPDNARRLFGLIRDGGKQNARIVITR; encoded by the coding sequence ATGAACCATCCAGGTCTTGCACCGGCTTTTGCGCGTGCGCGAAAGCTCCTGGCCGCGCTGTCCTGCGCGCTCGTCCTGATGCTTGCGCCCGGCCTTGCCGGCCCGGCAAAGGCCGCCGGCCTCATCGCCCGCATCGATCTGTCCGACCAGCGCATGCGGGTCTACAGGGACGGACGGCAGATCCACGACTGGCCGGTTTCCACCGCCCGGCGCGGCTATCGCACCCCGGTCGGCACCTTTCGGCCCGGCCGCATGCACCGCCGCTATTTCTCGCGCAAGTATCACGGCTCGCCGATGCCGCATTCGGTGTTCTTCCTCGGCGGCTATGCCATCCACGGCACCAATGACATCCGCAATCTCGGCCGCCCCGCCTCTCATGGCTGCGTCCGTCTGCACCCGGACAATGCCCGCCGGCTGTTCGGTTTGATCCGCGACGGCGGCAAACAGAATGCGCGAATCGTCATCACCCGGTAA
- a CDS encoding patatin-like phospholipase family protein: MSKAPKPINLALQGGGAHGAFTWGVLDWMLESGRFTIEGISGTSAGAMNAVVLADGFHKGGEDGAREALEKFWKAVSDQAWLSPLRRSPIDIIMGQWSLDMSPSYLAFDIASRFASPYEFNPLNINPLRDVVEQTVDFEAVRACDRLKIFISATNVQSGKIKVFSDGEITLDAVMASACLPHVFQAVEIDGVPYWDGGYMGNPPLFPLFGTTGSSDTVLVQINPVERKETPRTAREILNRLNEITFNSTLLREMRAIEFVTRLIEDGKLEAGHYQKVHMHRISATELNPLQASSKVNAEWRFLTHLRDIGRAAAQDWADAHYEAVGKRSSVDLRAEFL; this comes from the coding sequence ATGAGCAAAGCTCCCAAGCCGATCAATCTCGCCCTGCAGGGCGGCGGGGCGCATGGCGCCTTCACCTGGGGCGTGCTCGACTGGATGCTGGAGAGCGGCCGCTTCACCATCGAGGGCATCAGCGGCACCTCGGCCGGGGCGATGAACGCGGTGGTGCTGGCCGACGGCTTCCACAAGGGCGGCGAGGACGGGGCGCGCGAGGCGCTGGAGAAGTTCTGGAAGGCGGTCAGCGACCAGGCCTGGCTCAGCCCGCTGCGGCGCTCGCCCATCGACATCATCATGGGGCAGTGGAGCCTCGACATGTCGCCGAGCTATCTCGCCTTCGACATCGCCTCGCGCTTCGCCTCTCCTTACGAGTTCAACCCGCTCAACATCAATCCGCTGCGCGACGTGGTGGAGCAGACGGTCGACTTCGAGGCGGTGCGCGCCTGCGACCGGCTGAAGATCTTCATCAGCGCCACCAACGTGCAGTCGGGCAAGATCAAGGTGTTTTCCGACGGCGAGATCACGCTCGATGCGGTGATGGCCTCGGCCTGCCTGCCGCATGTGTTCCAGGCGGTGGAGATCGACGGCGTGCCCTATTGGGACGGCGGCTACATGGGCAACCCGCCGCTGTTCCCGCTGTTCGGCACGACCGGAAGCAGCGACACGGTGCTGGTGCAGATCAACCCGGTGGAGCGCAAGGAAACGCCGCGCACGGCGCGCGAGATCCTCAACCGGCTCAACGAGATCACCTTCAACTCGACGCTCTTGCGCGAAATGCGCGCCATCGAGTTCGTCACCCGGCTGATCGAGGACGGCAAGCTGGAGGCCGGGCACTACCAGAAGGTCCACATGCACCGGATCTCGGCGACCGAGCTGAACCCGCTGCAGGCGTCCTCCAAGGTCAACGCGGAATGGCGGTTCCTCACCCATCTGCGCGACATCGGCCGCGCGGCGGCGCAGGACTGGGCGGACGCGCATTACGAGGCCGTCGGCAAGCGCTCGAGCGTCGATCTGCGCGCCGAGTTCCTGTGA
- a CDS encoding 3-hydroxybutyrate dehydrogenase, with product MLTNKSALVTGSTSGIGLAIARIYAANGANVTINGFGDAEAIEAERAGIESEFGVKCRYSSADMTKPDEIAAMVTEAEAAFGSLDILVNNAGIQHVSPVEEFPIEKWDAIIAINLSSAFHTTRAAVPGMKARGWGRIINTGSAHALVASPFKSAYVAAKHGIAGFTKTIALEVAQCGITVNAICPGYVWTPLVERQIPDTMKARGLTEEQVKRDVLLAAQPTKEFVTVDQVASLALYLAGDQAASITGTMLQMDGGWVAQ from the coding sequence ATGCTCACCAACAAGTCCGCCCTCGTCACCGGCTCGACCTCGGGCATCGGCCTTGCCATCGCCCGCATCTATGCGGCGAACGGCGCCAATGTGACGATCAACGGGTTCGGCGATGCCGAGGCGATCGAGGCGGAGCGCGCCGGCATCGAGAGCGAGTTCGGCGTCAAGTGCCGCTATTCGTCCGCCGACATGACCAAGCCGGACGAGATCGCCGCGATGGTGACGGAGGCCGAGGCGGCGTTCGGCTCGCTCGACATCCTGGTCAACAATGCCGGCATCCAGCACGTCTCGCCGGTCGAGGAATTCCCCATCGAGAAGTGGGACGCGATCATCGCGATCAACCTGTCCTCGGCCTTTCACACGACGCGCGCGGCGGTGCCGGGCATGAAGGCCCGCGGCTGGGGCCGCATCATCAACACCGGCTCGGCCCATGCGCTGGTCGCCTCGCCGTTCAAGAGCGCCTATGTGGCGGCCAAGCACGGCATCGCCGGCTTCACCAAGACCATCGCGCTGGAAGTCGCCCAGTGCGGCATCACCGTCAACGCGATCTGCCCGGGCTATGTCTGGACGCCGCTGGTCGAGCGCCAGATCCCCGACACGATGAAGGCGCGTGGGCTGACCGAGGAACAGGTCAAGCGCGACGTGCTGCTGGCCGCCCAGCCGACCAAGGAATTCGTCACCGTCGACCAGGTGGCCTCGCTGGCGCTGTACCTGGCCGGCGACCAGGCGGCCTCGATCACCGGCACCATGCTGCAGATGGATGGCGGCTGGGTCGCCCAGTAA
- a CDS encoding 4-hydroxy-3-methylbut-2-en-1-yl diphosphate synthase, with the protein MLLVVLSRTLELARDRFGTLFAAGWGYMLLLLALNLAISGQLMPETGFSTGSYMMEPLAGEGLGGDRERALRILAGVANVATGFSIAVAYLRRILLGERAFPFAFGARNLRVAWKLLLLGALSGVFFVPMLLVAGLLLPVLAPAGFALLLASPFLTVMLVQRLSLVLPAAALDDRMSLGDSWRLTAGIGWALVLAALAVALVAGLAAGLWVGLVWLVGEAFVPATGMAAELRSALVPMGVMVIVTWLFASMHATAYALTRERFVEQAGLKIADAERAAERRAEAGRDKARQAVRSVIETRSRRD; encoded by the coding sequence ATGCTGCTCGTCGTTCTCAGCCGGACCCTTGAGCTTGCCCGCGACCGGTTCGGCACGCTGTTCGCCGCCGGCTGGGGCTACATGCTGCTGCTGCTGGCGCTGAACCTGGCGATCAGCGGCCAGTTGATGCCGGAAACGGGCTTTTCCACCGGCTCCTACATGATGGAGCCGCTGGCCGGCGAGGGGCTGGGCGGCGACCGCGAACGGGCGCTGCGCATCCTGGCGGGGGTGGCCAATGTCGCCACCGGCTTTTCCATTGCGGTGGCCTATCTGCGGCGCATCCTGCTTGGCGAGCGGGCGTTTCCTTTCGCCTTCGGCGCGCGCAACCTGCGGGTCGCGTGGAAGCTGCTGCTGCTCGGCGCGCTTTCCGGCGTCTTCTTCGTGCCGATGCTGCTGGTCGCCGGGCTGTTGCTGCCGGTGCTGGCGCCGGCCGGCTTCGCCCTGCTGCTGGCCAGCCCGTTCCTGACGGTGATGCTGGTGCAGCGGCTGTCGCTGGTGCTGCCGGCGGCCGCGCTCGACGACCGCATGTCGCTGGGAGACTCCTGGCGCCTGACCGCCGGTATCGGCTGGGCGCTGGTTCTCGCCGCGCTGGCCGTGGCGCTGGTGGCGGGGCTGGCGGCGGGCCTGTGGGTCGGCCTGGTCTGGCTGGTCGGCGAAGCCTTCGTGCCGGCGACGGGCATGGCCGCGGAGCTGCGCTCGGCGCTGGTGCCGATGGGCGTGATGGTGATCGTCACCTGGCTCTTCGCCTCGATGCATGCCACCGCCTATGCCCTGACGCGCGAGCGGTTCGTGGAACAGGCCGGCCTGAAGATCGCTGACGCGGAACGGGCGGCCGAACGGCGGGCGGAGGCCGGCCGCGACAAGGCGCGCCAGGCGGTGCGCTCGGTCATCGAGACCCGCTCCCGTCGGGATTGA
- the ispG gene encoding flavodoxin-dependent (E)-4-hydroxy-3-methylbut-2-enyl-diphosphate synthase has product MQSNSPIRETQAGPAARRVSVPVKVGSVTVGGGAPVVVQSMTNTDTADIDATVAQVSALARAGSEIVRITVDRDESAAAVPRIRERLERIGVHVPLVGDFHYIGHKLLSDHPACAEALEKYRINPGNVGFRDKRDRQFSEIVEIALKHDKPVRIGVNWGSLDQELLTHLMDENAASPAPVSAAAVMREAIVRSGLLSAARAEELGMGRDKIILSAKVSQVQDLIAVYADLAARCDYALHLGLTEAGMGTKGIVASAASMGILLQQGIGDTIRVSLTPEPGGDRTREVQVAQELLQVMGFRAFIPVVAACPGCGRTTSTVFQELARDIQDDIRRSMPVWREKYPGVEALNVAVMGCIVNGPGESKFADIGISLPGTGEAPSAPVFVDGKKVATLRGAGIAEEFKAMVDAYIRNRFGGERSAAE; this is encoded by the coding sequence ATGCAGAGCAACAGCCCCATCCGCGAAACGCAGGCCGGACCGGCCGCACGGCGCGTCTCGGTCCCGGTGAAGGTCGGCTCGGTCACCGTCGGCGGCGGCGCCCCGGTCGTCGTCCAGTCGATGACCAACACCGACACGGCCGATATCGACGCCACCGTCGCCCAGGTCTCGGCACTGGCGCGGGCCGGCTCGGAAATCGTGCGCATCACCGTCGACCGCGACGAGAGCGCCGCCGCCGTGCCGCGCATCCGCGAGCGGCTGGAGCGGATCGGCGTCCATGTGCCGCTGGTCGGCGACTTCCACTATATCGGCCACAAGCTCCTGAGCGATCATCCGGCCTGTGCCGAGGCGCTGGAGAAATACCGCATCAATCCGGGCAATGTCGGCTTTCGCGACAAGCGCGACCGGCAGTTCTCCGAGATCGTCGAGATCGCCCTCAAGCACGACAAGCCGGTGCGCATCGGCGTCAACTGGGGCTCGCTCGACCAGGAGCTGCTGACCCACCTGATGGACGAGAACGCCGCCAGCCCCGCGCCCGTCTCGGCCGCCGCGGTGATGCGCGAGGCGATCGTGCGCTCCGGGCTTCTGTCGGCCGCCAGGGCCGAGGAGCTCGGCATGGGCCGCGACAAGATCATCCTGTCGGCCAAGGTCAGCCAGGTGCAGGACCTCATCGCCGTCTATGCGGACCTTGCCGCGCGCTGCGACTACGCCCTCCATCTCGGCCTGACCGAGGCCGGCATGGGCACCAAGGGCATCGTCGCCTCCGCCGCCTCCATGGGCATCCTGCTGCAGCAGGGCATCGGCGACACGATCCGCGTGTCGCTGACGCCGGAGCCCGGCGGCGACCGCACCCGCGAGGTGCAGGTGGCGCAGGAACTGCTGCAGGTGATGGGCTTCCGCGCCTTCATCCCCGTCGTCGCCGCCTGTCCGGGGTGCGGCCGCACCACCTCCACCGTGTTCCAGGAGCTGGCCCGCGACATCCAGGACGACATCCGCCGCTCCATGCCGGTGTGGCGCGAGAAATATCCCGGCGTCGAGGCGCTCAACGTCGCGGTGATGGGTTGCATCGTCAACGGTCCGGGCGAGAGCAAGTTCGCCGATATCGGCATCTCCCTGCCCGGCACGGGCGAGGCGCCCTCCGCCCCCGTCTTCGTCGACGGCAAGAAGGTCGCGACCCTGCGCGGCGCCGGTATCGCCGAGGAGTTCAAGGCGATGGTCGACGCCTATATCCGCAACCGCTTCGGCGGCGAACGGTCCGCTGCGGAATGA
- the pdxY gene encoding pyridoxal kinase — translation MTKLMPAAADARDVLVINSQVVRGSVGGRVTLFALERLGHQVWFLPTILLPWNPDEGRGHRHVQDDAGFAALADNLIGADLLPRIGAVVSGYLGSPSQAAAVARLVAAVRKANPRALYLCDPISGDDGDLYVPQETAAAVRDTLLPLADVATPNLFELQWMSGRRIESEADTIAAARALGPQRVLVTSAPAMRRNSTCNLLVTPRATIAAEHGLVPNAPHGTGDLMAATFTAGLLAGLDDETALKRSAGTVFEMVARSVKRHARDLLLADEQSSLINPMALVSCRRVLDAPLRA, via the coding sequence ATGACCAAGCTCATGCCCGCCGCGGCCGACGCGCGCGACGTCCTCGTCATCAATTCGCAGGTCGTTCGCGGCTCCGTCGGCGGCCGCGTCACGCTCTTCGCGCTGGAACGGCTCGGCCACCAGGTCTGGTTCCTGCCCACCATCCTGCTGCCGTGGAACCCGGACGAAGGGCGCGGCCACCGCCATGTGCAGGACGATGCGGGCTTTGCCGCGCTCGCCGACAACCTGATTGGCGCCGACCTGCTGCCGCGCATCGGCGCGGTCGTCTCCGGCTATCTCGGCAGCCCCTCGCAGGCCGCCGCCGTCGCCCGCCTCGTTGCGGCGGTGCGCAAGGCCAATCCGCGCGCGCTCTATCTCTGCGATCCGATCAGCGGCGACGACGGCGACCTCTACGTGCCGCAGGAAACCGCCGCCGCCGTGCGCGACACGCTGCTGCCGCTCGCCGATGTGGCAACGCCCAACCTCTTCGAGCTGCAATGGATGAGCGGCCGCCGGATCGAGAGCGAGGCGGACACCATCGCCGCCGCCCGCGCGCTCGGGCCGCAGCGCGTGCTGGTCACCTCCGCCCCCGCCATGCGCCGCAACTCCACCTGCAACCTGCTGGTGACGCCGCGCGCCACCATCGCCGCCGAGCACGGGCTGGTGCCGAACGCACCGCATGGCACCGGCGACCTGATGGCCGCCACCTTCACCGCCGGCCTGTTGGCCGGGCTCGACGACGAGACCGCGTTGAAGCGCTCCGCCGGCACCGTCTTCGAGATGGTCGCCCGCTCGGTCAAGCGCCATGCCCGCGACCTGCTGCTTGCCGACGAGCAGTCCTCGCTGATCAATCCGATGGCGCTCGTTTCCTGCCGGCGCGTGCTCGACGCGCCGCTGCGCGCCTGA
- a CDS encoding DUF429 domain-containing protein: MLRVAGIDGCRSGWIAVLREFAAPDAPPRHTLLQLRAFGELLADPGISVLAVDMPIGLPERAGLGGRGPERCVRPLLGERQSSVFSVPSRAAVFCEDYGEACSTALATSEPPRKVSRQAFHLFPKIREIDALMTPALEARVFEVHPELAFWRLNGERAMSLPKKVKSAASMPGLEERIALLCRYGYDEAFLRQRPPSGAGRDDLIDACVNAVIAERIAQGRATPFPREPERDARGLRMAIWA; encoded by the coding sequence ATGCTGCGGGTCGCCGGCATCGACGGCTGCCGCTCGGGATGGATCGCGGTCCTGCGCGAATTCGCGGCGCCGGATGCTCCGCCCCGCCACACGCTGCTGCAGCTGCGCGCCTTCGGTGAGCTTCTCGCCGATCCTGGCATTTCCGTCCTTGCCGTCGACATGCCCATCGGCCTGCCGGAGCGTGCCGGCCTTGGCGGGCGCGGGCCGGAGCGCTGCGTGCGCCCGCTGCTCGGCGAGCGCCAGTCCTCGGTCTTTTCCGTGCCCTCGCGCGCTGCCGTCTTCTGCGAGGACTACGGCGAGGCCTGCAGCACCGCGCTCGCGACCTCAGAGCCGCCGCGCAAGGTGTCCCGCCAGGCCTTCCACCTCTTCCCGAAGATCCGCGAGATCGACGCGCTGATGACCCCGGCGCTGGAGGCGCGCGTCTTCGAGGTGCACCCCGAGCTCGCCTTCTGGCGGCTCAACGGCGAACGGGCAATGAGCCTGCCGAAAAAGGTGAAAAGCGCGGCCAGCATGCCGGGCCTCGAGGAGCGCATCGCCCTATTGTGCCGCTACGGCTACGACGAGGCATTCCTGCGCCAGCGCCCGCCATCCGGGGCCGGCCGCGACGATCTGATCGATGCCTGCGTCAATGCGGTGATCGCCGAGCGCATCGCGCAGGGGCGTGCGACGCCGTTCCCGCGCGAGCCGGAGCGCGACGCAAGAGGCCTGCGCATGGCGATCTGGGCGTAA
- a CDS encoding L,D-transpeptidase family protein, whose amino-acid sequence MMVQGIARLRTNTRRTLVALALAGALAGCQADEMITSGPKHLREISASIRQKMPGLDMSTTSPIMLRIFKEESTLEVWKQTRNGRYALLETFEICKWSGELGPKVKEGDRQAPEGFYEITPALMNPNSSYHLAFNLGYPNQYDRSHNRTGTHLMVHGACSSRGCYAMTDQQVQDIYGLARESFKGGQRSFQVQAFPFRMTAENMAKHRKSEHYDFWRMLKSGYDHFEVTKQPPKIAVCEKRYVFDAVPLVEGVPFRATAKCPEYDIPDAIEVAVAQKQRKDEQKIIEIAAAEERAERRRAQIAALFGNSEADKAGETAETPGETTPAAGTSQPVAVAATTAAPAAATAREATATAATATTEAATQQTAFAATEKKTSGGFFSRLFSGGSSDEAEAADGTPDPNAPVPPAKP is encoded by the coding sequence ATGATGGTGCAGGGGATCGCACGGCTTCGCACAAACACCCGCAGGACGCTTGTGGCGCTGGCGCTTGCCGGCGCGCTCGCCGGTTGCCAGGCCGACGAGATGATCACCTCCGGGCCGAAGCACCTGCGCGAGATCAGCGCCAGCATCCGGCAGAAGATGCCGGGCCTCGACATGTCGACGACCAGCCCGATCATGCTGCGCATCTTCAAGGAAGAATCCACCCTTGAAGTGTGGAAGCAGACGCGCAACGGCCGATATGCGCTGCTGGAGACGTTCGAGATCTGCAAGTGGTCCGGCGAGCTGGGTCCGAAGGTCAAGGAAGGCGACCGCCAGGCGCCGGAAGGCTTCTACGAGATCACCCCGGCATTGATGAACCCGAATTCCAGCTATCACCTGGCGTTCAACCTCGGCTATCCCAACCAGTACGACCGCTCGCACAACCGCACCGGCACGCATCTGATGGTGCATGGCGCCTGCTCCTCGCGCGGGTGCTACGCGATGACCGACCAGCAGGTGCAGGACATCTACGGCCTGGCGCGCGAGAGCTTCAAGGGCGGCCAGCGCTCGTTCCAGGTGCAGGCCTTTCCCTTCCGCATGACCGCGGAGAACATGGCCAAGCACCGCAAGTCCGAGCATTATGACTTCTGGCGGATGCTGAAGAGCGGCTACGACCATTTCGAGGTGACCAAGCAGCCGCCGAAGATCGCCGTCTGCGAGAAGCGCTATGTCTTCGACGCGGTGCCGCTGGTGGAGGGCGTACCGTTCCGCGCCACCGCCAAGTGCCCGGAATACGACATTCCCGACGCCATCGAGGTCGCAGTCGCGCAGAAGCAGCGCAAGGACGAGCAGAAGATCATCGAGATCGCCGCGGCAGAGGAGCGGGCCGAGCGCCGGCGCGCGCAGATCGCCGCGCTCTTCGGCAACAGCGAGGCGGACAAGGCCGGCGAGACGGCAGAGACGCCGGGCGAGACGACCCCGGCGGCCGGCACCAGCCAGCCCGTCGCGGTGGCCGCGACCACGGCGGCGCCTGCCGCTGCAACGGCCCGAGAAGCTACGGCGACAGCAGCCACGGCGACGACCGAGGCTGCCACGCAGCAGACGGCCTTCGCTGCGACCGAGAAGAAGACGTCCGGCGGGTTCTTCAGCCGGCTGTTCTCAGGGGGCAGCAGCGACGAGGCCGAGGCTGCCGACGGCACGCCGGACCCGAATGCGCCGGTGCCCCCGGCCAAGCCGTGA